A region of Oncorhynchus tshawytscha isolate Ot180627B unplaced genomic scaffold, Otsh_v2.0 Un_contig_14125_pilon_pilon, whole genome shotgun sequence DNA encodes the following proteins:
- the smim14 gene encoding small integral membrane protein 14 isoform X1: protein MAEGGFDPCECICTQEHAMRRLINLLRQSQSYCTDTECPQDLPGPSGSVGGGDLTVPVVLMGWMVLVLLLFLLRPNSLRGSPALPAGKPTGPHSVGMEGGGGIEGTYWTPQCRVVTRIPQLHQWTSSRTRRNRTGEDQTFYWTTQQLTATSDPCTSQCISCLVH, encoded by the exons ATGGCGGAGGGAGGCTTTGACCcctgtgagtgcatctgcacgcaggAGCACGCCATGAGACGACTCATCAACctg CTACGTCAGTCTCAGTCCTACTGTACAGACACAGAGTGTCCTCAGGACT TACCAGGACCCAGTGGCTCAGTAGGAGGTGGAGACCTGACTGTCCCCGTGGTTCTGATGGGCTGGATGGTTCTGgttctgctcctcttcctcctcagacCCAACAGCCTCAGAGGATCCCCAGCACTGCCTGCCGGCAAACCTACTGGACCTCACAGtgtaggtatggagggaggaggagggatagagggaaccTACTGGACCCCACAGtgtag AGTCGTGACCAGGATCCCCCAGCTCCACCAGTGGACTAGCAGCAGAACCAGACGGAACAGAACCGGAGAGGACCAGACGTTCTACTGGACAACCCAACAGCTTACTGCGACCTCTGACCCCTGTACATCACAATGCATTTCCTGTTTAGTGCACTAG
- the smim14 gene encoding small integral membrane protein 14 isoform X2 — MAEGGFDPCECICTQEHAMRRLINLLRQSQSYCTDTECPQDLPGPSGSVGGGDLTVPVVLMGWMVLVLLLFLLRPNSLRGSPALPAGKPTGPHSVGMEGGGGIEGTYWTPQCRYGGNLLDPTV, encoded by the exons ATGGCGGAGGGAGGCTTTGACCcctgtgagtgcatctgcacgcaggAGCACGCCATGAGACGACTCATCAACctg CTACGTCAGTCTCAGTCCTACTGTACAGACACAGAGTGTCCTCAGGACT TACCAGGACCCAGTGGCTCAGTAGGAGGTGGAGACCTGACTGTCCCCGTGGTTCTGATGGGCTGGATGGTTCTGgttctgctcctcttcctcctcagacCCAACAGCCTCAGAGGATCCCCAGCACTGCCTGCCGGCAAACCTACTGGACCTCACAGtgtaggtatggagggaggaggagggatagagggaaccTACTGGACCCCACAGtgtag GTATGGAGGGAACCTACTGGACCCCACAGtgtag
- the smim14 gene encoding small integral membrane protein 14 isoform X3, which translates to MAEGGFDPCECICTQEHAMRRLINLLRQSQSYCTDTECPQDLPGPSGSVGGGDLTVPVVLMGWMVLVLLLFLLRPNSLRGSPALPAGKPTGPHSVGMEGGGGIEGTYWTPQ; encoded by the exons ATGGCGGAGGGAGGCTTTGACCcctgtgagtgcatctgcacgcaggAGCACGCCATGAGACGACTCATCAACctg CTACGTCAGTCTCAGTCCTACTGTACAGACACAGAGTGTCCTCAGGACT TACCAGGACCCAGTGGCTCAGTAGGAGGTGGAGACCTGACTGTCCCCGTGGTTCTGATGGGCTGGATGGTTCTGgttctgctcctcttcctcctcagacCCAACAGCCTCAGAGGATCCCCAGCACTGCCTGCCGGCAAACCTACTGGACCTCACAGtgtaggtatggagggaggaggagggatagagggaaccTACTGGACCCCACAGt AG
- the smim14 gene encoding small integral membrane protein 14 isoform X5, producing the protein MAEGGFDPCECICTQEHAMRRLINLLRQSQSYCTDTECPQDLPGPSGSVGGGDLTVPVVLMGWMVLVLLLFLLRPNSLRGSPALPAGKPTGPHSVES; encoded by the exons ATGGCGGAGGGAGGCTTTGACCcctgtgagtgcatctgcacgcaggAGCACGCCATGAGACGACTCATCAACctg CTACGTCAGTCTCAGTCCTACTGTACAGACACAGAGTGTCCTCAGGACT TACCAGGACCCAGTGGCTCAGTAGGAGGTGGAGACCTGACTGTCCCCGTGGTTCTGATGGGCTGGATGGTTCTGgttctgctcctcttcctcctcagacCCAACAGCCTCAGAGGATCCCCAGCACTGCCTGCCGGCAAACCTACTGGACCTCACAGtgtag AGTCGTGA
- the smim14 gene encoding small integral membrane protein 14 isoform X4, which produces MAEGGFDPCECICTQEHAMRRLINLLRQSQSYCTDTECPQDLPGPSGSVGGGDLTVPVVLMGWMVLVLLLFLLRPNSLRGSPALPAGKPTGPHSSRDQDPPAPPVD; this is translated from the exons ATGGCGGAGGGAGGCTTTGACCcctgtgagtgcatctgcacgcaggAGCACGCCATGAGACGACTCATCAACctg CTACGTCAGTCTCAGTCCTACTGTACAGACACAGAGTGTCCTCAGGACT TACCAGGACCCAGTGGCTCAGTAGGAGGTGGAGACCTGACTGTCCCCGTGGTTCTGATGGGCTGGATGGTTCTGgttctgctcctcttcctcctcagacCCAACAGCCTCAGAGGATCCCCAGCACTGCCTGCCGGCAAACCTACTGGACCTCACAGt AGTCGTGACCAGGATCCCCCAGCTCCACCAGTGGACTAG